Proteins encoded in a region of the Mycolicibacterium neoaurum genome:
- a CDS encoding ABC transporter permease, whose product MTTELTRAAITPDVTTERESAGSPPSRLNIVRDVLPLAALLALVVFFSLRAEAFLSAANLTLISGQAGILLLASLGATLVIVAGSVDLSVGSIALLTGAVIASLINSGFGNPIVVLLIAIVVGAAIGLINGVVFAYGRVPSFIATLGTLSLFAGIGLTVLQGSTINFTNEAVRNLAIGQFVPNIQNAALIALLTLAVVWFLARRTRFGLYVYAIGGNERVVELAGVRTARVKVLILVLSGITAGLAGLLLTAQLGAAGPTLGSTILLDSIAAIVIGGTALSGGVGGVGRTVLGVLILTVLSNGLNQIGAADYTQTIIKGLVIIVAAVFTMASQRKLIVK is encoded by the coding sequence ATGACCACCGAATTGACCCGCGCCGCAATCACACCCGATGTCACCACGGAACGCGAGTCGGCCGGCTCACCGCCGAGCCGGCTCAACATCGTGCGCGACGTGCTTCCCTTGGCGGCCCTGCTGGCGTTGGTGGTGTTCTTCTCGCTGCGTGCCGAGGCGTTCCTGTCGGCGGCGAACCTGACCCTGATCAGTGGGCAGGCCGGGATCCTGCTGTTGGCCTCGCTCGGTGCCACCCTGGTGATCGTCGCAGGCAGCGTCGACTTGTCCGTCGGCTCGATCGCCCTCCTCACCGGCGCCGTCATCGCCTCACTGATCAACAGCGGATTCGGCAACCCGATCGTGGTGCTGCTCATCGCGATCGTCGTCGGTGCCGCGATCGGACTGATCAACGGCGTCGTATTCGCATACGGTCGGGTGCCGTCCTTCATCGCGACCCTGGGCACGTTGTCGTTGTTCGCCGGTATCGGGTTGACGGTGTTACAGGGCAGCACGATCAACTTCACCAACGAAGCGGTCCGCAACCTGGCGATCGGCCAGTTCGTCCCGAACATCCAGAACGCCGCGCTGATCGCGCTGCTGACCCTTGCGGTGGTGTGGTTCCTGGCCCGCCGGACGCGATTCGGACTCTACGTCTACGCGATCGGCGGAAACGAACGCGTGGTGGAGCTGGCGGGCGTACGCACCGCGCGCGTCAAGGTGCTCATCCTGGTGCTCTCCGGGATCACCGCGGGGTTGGCCGGGCTACTGCTTACCGCACAGCTGGGGGCGGCGGGGCCGACACTCGGTTCGACGATCCTGCTGGATTCGATCGCCGCCATCGTCATCGGCGGCACCGCGCTCTCCGGTGGCGTCGGCGGTGTCGGTCGCACGGTCCTCGGTGTGCTGATCCTCACCGTTCTGTCCAACGGGCTCAACCAGATCGGAGCGGCCGACTACACCCAGACCATCATCAAGGGTCTGGTCATCATCGTCGCCGCGGTCTTCACGATGGCCTCCCAGCGCAAACTGATCGTCAAGTAG
- a CDS encoding LLM class flavin-dependent oxidoreductase, producing the protein MGKQIILNAFDMNCVAHIVAGTWRHPESQAARYKDLEYWTDLAVLLERGLFDGLFIADVLGVYDVYGGGPDAALRAGTQVPVNDPLLLVSAMSAATRNLGFGITAATSFEHPYSFARRMSTLDHLTKGRVGWNIVTGYLESAARNHGLDTITPHADRYDIADEYTDVLYKLWEGSWEDDAVGTDPSRPHYADPAKVHAIDHDGKHFRVPGIHLCEPSTQRTPVLYQAGASDRGRSFGAQNAEVIFIGAATKESLREAVADVRTRASDAGRDPYDLKIVNGHVVVTGATPAAARARHDDFRRYIDPEGALALWSGWLGSDLSRFDLDDPVAVTDNEFLKSSVQMFGQGQWTLRDFVDAHAIDAEGGFSVGSGSEVADDLQSWIEETDVDGFNITNVITPGSFADVIDHVIPQLQRRGLYKTEYTQGPLRHKLFGRGSRLPETHRAAAYRRTYQEATR; encoded by the coding sequence GTGGGCAAGCAGATCATCCTCAACGCCTTCGACATGAACTGTGTCGCTCATATCGTGGCGGGCACGTGGCGGCACCCAGAATCGCAGGCGGCCAGGTACAAGGATCTGGAGTACTGGACCGACCTTGCGGTGCTGCTGGAGCGCGGGTTGTTCGACGGACTGTTCATCGCCGATGTGCTCGGGGTCTACGACGTCTACGGTGGTGGCCCGGACGCGGCCCTGCGTGCCGGAACGCAAGTGCCGGTCAATGATCCGCTGTTGCTGGTATCGGCGATGTCGGCCGCGACACGGAACCTCGGGTTCGGTATCACGGCGGCAACATCTTTCGAGCACCCCTACTCGTTTGCCCGCCGGATGTCGACGCTCGACCATCTCACCAAGGGCCGCGTCGGCTGGAACATCGTCACCGGGTATCTGGAGAGCGCCGCGCGCAACCATGGCCTCGACACCATCACCCCGCACGCCGACCGCTACGACATCGCCGACGAGTACACCGATGTGCTCTACAAGCTCTGGGAGGGCTCTTGGGAGGACGATGCCGTCGGCACCGACCCGTCGCGCCCCCACTACGCCGACCCGGCCAAAGTCCATGCCATCGACCATGATGGCAAGCATTTCCGGGTACCGGGCATTCATCTGTGCGAGCCGTCGACTCAGCGGACGCCGGTGCTGTACCAAGCCGGTGCCTCGGACCGGGGCCGATCCTTCGGGGCGCAGAACGCCGAGGTGATCTTCATCGGCGCAGCCACCAAGGAGTCGCTGCGCGAGGCCGTTGCCGATGTCCGGACCAGGGCCTCGGATGCCGGACGTGATCCCTATGACCTCAAGATCGTCAACGGACATGTCGTGGTGACGGGCGCGACTCCGGCCGCTGCCCGTGCCCGACATGACGACTTCCGCCGTTATATCGATCCCGAAGGGGCCCTGGCGTTGTGGTCGGGTTGGCTCGGCAGCGATCTGTCCCGGTTCGACCTGGACGACCCGGTTGCGGTGACCGACAACGAATTCCTGAAGTCCTCGGTGCAGATGTTCGGGCAGGGGCAGTGGACGCTGCGTGACTTCGTCGACGCGCACGCCATCGATGCGGAGGGCGGATTCAGCGTTGGCTCGGGCAGCGAAGTCGCCGACGACCTGCAGTCCTGGATCGAGGAAACCGATGTCGACGGTTTCAACATCACCAACGTGATCACTCCGGGTTCGTTCGCGGATGTCATCGACCACGTCATCCCGCAGCTGCAGCGCCGGGGTCTCTACAAGACCGAGTACACGCAGGGGCCGCTGCGGCACAAGCTTTTCGGGCGTGGCTCGCGGCTGCCCGAGACCCATCGAGCCGCCGCATATCGCCGCACCTACCAGGAAGCGACCCGATGA
- a CDS encoding sugar ABC transporter substrate-binding protein → MTSESDNRRAIDSVLEKLDTYGLGRRQFVKLLAGSTAALASAGALTAVGRRDAARGGAVAYTDGQIALLNWSSTGDYQVQWGKAFQEAATQLGYKSVVLDGKSDAAVQSNQFNQLLTQKTTAIFVGLNDPGSLPTLAHDANDRGVLFQAAWNSPAWYTPWHSDRYGDKYNSFLMPDEYLSVSKAVDVLAKQINEEGTVVRVGGYYPSIDGLEVQRRLAVHHTLKKYPKITFAGELHAKYDADLSQRAAASLLARYPDTVGIVAVNDDAATGVVAGIEAAGKVPGKDVFVVGANGSTAGIDRIVQGTQLVTTGNVPAYPSFVTLAQFHDRLNGWKPEAAERFYGWHAEIITAENVGAFKARYVDGPIAESFDVRLLSRTEHPTDFDLQFDGYPVEDLETIWPGLPKPEGFEYPESYLNAKRNGDFERIRALYKDHYRTPVLGPSPYKKV, encoded by the coding sequence ATGACATCCGAGAGCGACAACCGTCGCGCCATCGACTCCGTTCTGGAGAAGCTGGACACCTATGGCCTGGGCCGGCGGCAGTTCGTCAAGCTGCTGGCCGGCAGCACCGCCGCACTGGCGTCGGCGGGTGCGCTGACCGCGGTCGGGCGCCGCGATGCCGCCCGCGGTGGCGCCGTGGCGTACACCGACGGTCAGATCGCGCTGCTCAACTGGTCGTCTACCGGTGATTACCAGGTGCAGTGGGGTAAGGCTTTTCAGGAAGCCGCCACGCAGTTGGGTTACAAGTCAGTGGTGCTCGACGGCAAAAGTGACGCCGCGGTGCAGTCGAACCAGTTCAACCAGCTGCTCACCCAGAAGACGACGGCGATCTTCGTCGGCCTCAACGACCCGGGTTCGTTGCCCACATTAGCCCACGACGCCAATGATCGGGGCGTGCTCTTCCAGGCTGCGTGGAACTCACCGGCCTGGTATACGCCGTGGCACAGCGATCGTTACGGCGACAAATACAACTCATTCCTGATGCCCGACGAGTACCTCTCGGTGAGCAAGGCCGTGGATGTGCTGGCCAAGCAGATCAACGAGGAGGGCACGGTCGTGCGGGTGGGCGGCTACTACCCGTCTATCGACGGTCTTGAGGTGCAGCGCAGGCTCGCTGTGCACCACACGCTGAAGAAGTACCCCAAGATCACCTTCGCCGGAGAACTGCACGCCAAGTACGACGCCGACCTCTCACAACGGGCGGCCGCATCATTGCTGGCCCGTTATCCCGACACGGTCGGCATCGTGGCGGTCAACGACGACGCGGCCACCGGTGTCGTCGCAGGTATCGAGGCGGCAGGCAAGGTACCGGGCAAGGACGTGTTCGTGGTCGGGGCCAACGGTTCGACCGCCGGTATCGACCGCATCGTGCAGGGCACCCAGCTGGTCACCACCGGCAATGTCCCTGCCTACCCCTCGTTCGTCACGCTGGCCCAGTTCCACGATCGTCTCAACGGGTGGAAACCCGAAGCGGCCGAGCGCTTCTACGGCTGGCATGCCGAGATCATCACCGCCGAGAACGTCGGTGCATTCAAGGCCCGTTACGTCGACGGACCGATCGCGGAGTCCTTCGACGTCCGGTTGCTTTCGCGCACCGAACATCCCACTGATTTCGACCTGCAGTTCGATGGCTACCCGGTGGAGGATCTGGAGACCATCTGGCCGGGGCTGCCGAAGCCCGAGGGGTTCGAGTACCCCGAGTCGTACCTGAATGCGAAGCGCAACGGCGACTTCGAGCGAATCCGCGCCCTGTACAAGGACCACTACCGCACGCCGGTGCTGGGTCCGTCGCCTTACAAGAAGGTGTGA
- a CDS encoding alpha-hydroxy acid oxidase gives MQRRVPRIADLAPLMQFKKPEFNARTRRLAGALTIEDLRAIAKRRTPKAAFDYTDGSAEAELSLARARQAFQDIEFHPAILRDVSKVDTSCTILGGRSELPFGIAPTGFTRMMQTEGEYAGARAAARAGIPFSLSTMGTASIEDVKAANPHGRNWFQLYMWKNRDRSMALVERAAAAGYDTLLVTVDVPVAGARLRDKRNGMSIPPALTAKTVLNAIPRPQWWIDFLTTEPLAFATLDRWSGTVAELLDTMFDPTVTFDDLAWIKSQWPGKLVVKGIQTVADARAVTDLGVDGIVLSNHGGRQLDRAPIPFHLLPEVATAVGADTEIILDTGIMSGADIVAAIALGARFTLIGRAYLYGLMAGGEAGVDRTIEILSEQISRTMRLLGVTALDELTPEHVTQFRRLIPREG, from the coding sequence ATGCAACGCCGCGTCCCGAGGATCGCCGACCTGGCTCCGTTGATGCAGTTCAAGAAGCCGGAGTTCAATGCGCGCACGCGTCGCCTGGCTGGCGCGTTGACCATCGAGGATCTACGCGCCATCGCCAAACGCCGAACCCCGAAGGCCGCCTTCGATTACACCGACGGCTCCGCCGAGGCCGAGCTGTCATTGGCCCGTGCCCGACAGGCTTTCCAGGACATCGAATTTCACCCGGCAATCCTGCGCGATGTGTCCAAGGTCGACACCAGCTGCACCATTCTGGGCGGTCGCTCCGAGCTGCCGTTCGGAATTGCGCCAACCGGATTCACCCGGATGATGCAGACCGAGGGCGAATACGCCGGAGCCCGGGCCGCGGCCCGCGCAGGCATCCCGTTCTCCCTGTCCACCATGGGCACGGCGTCCATCGAAGACGTCAAGGCCGCTAATCCCCACGGGCGCAATTGGTTCCAGCTGTACATGTGGAAAAACCGGGACCGTTCCATGGCGCTGGTCGAGCGGGCCGCCGCAGCCGGTTACGACACGCTGCTGGTCACCGTCGACGTGCCGGTCGCCGGAGCGCGGTTGCGTGACAAGCGCAACGGAATGTCCATCCCACCGGCACTGACAGCCAAGACGGTGCTGAACGCGATCCCTCGACCACAATGGTGGATCGACTTCCTCACCACCGAACCATTGGCTTTTGCCACGCTGGACCGGTGGTCGGGCACGGTGGCCGAACTGTTGGACACCATGTTCGATCCCACCGTCACGTTCGACGACCTGGCGTGGATCAAGTCGCAATGGCCGGGCAAACTCGTCGTCAAGGGAATCCAGACCGTCGCCGACGCGCGGGCGGTGACCGATCTCGGAGTGGATGGAATCGTGCTGTCCAATCACGGCGGACGTCAACTCGATCGAGCACCGATCCCCTTCCACCTCCTGCCCGAGGTGGCCACCGCCGTCGGGGCGGATACCGAGATCATCCTGGACACCGGCATCATGTCGGGCGCGGATATCGTCGCCGCGATCGCGCTCGGCGCCCGGTTCACGCTGATCGGGCGGGCGTACCTGTACGGCCTGATGGCCGGTGGCGAGGCCGGTGTCGATCGGACGATCGAGATCCTGTCCGAGCAGATCAGCCGGACCATGCGACTGCTCGGCGTGACCGCTCTCGACGAGCTGACCCCCGAGCATGTCACCCAGTTCCGGCGGCTGATACCGCGCGAAGGTTAG
- a CDS encoding sulfurtransferase, translating into MTDAFITVAELADLLAAGEPVTVLDVRWQLMQPDGRADHRRGHIPTAVYVSLDDELSDHSVVGRGRHPLPSGAQLQDAARRWGVRRGVPVVVYDDWNRAGSARAWWVLRAAGIENVRILDGGLGAWTAAGHALETGTVEPEPGDVVIIHQDLYDGAMPTMTVDEAAVHPNLLDARSPERFRGEVEPVDAVAGHIPGARNLPSTAVLTATGTVLSEDELSALGWTFGGSEQVGVYCGSGVTAAVLVAALAAAGVEAALFPGSWSQWSADGRPAETG; encoded by the coding sequence ATGACCGATGCCTTCATCACCGTGGCTGAACTGGCAGACCTGCTTGCCGCCGGGGAGCCGGTGACCGTGCTGGACGTCCGCTGGCAGCTGATGCAGCCCGACGGGCGGGCGGACCATCGGCGCGGGCACATCCCCACAGCGGTGTATGTGTCCCTCGATGACGAGCTCAGCGATCACTCAGTGGTTGGGCGCGGTCGCCATCCGCTGCCATCGGGAGCGCAGCTGCAGGACGCCGCCCGGCGCTGGGGCGTACGCCGCGGGGTGCCGGTCGTGGTGTACGACGACTGGAACCGGGCCGGATCGGCCCGGGCCTGGTGGGTCCTGCGCGCCGCCGGTATCGAGAATGTGCGGATTCTCGACGGTGGGCTGGGCGCGTGGACTGCCGCGGGGCACGCCTTGGAGACCGGCACCGTCGAGCCCGAACCCGGCGACGTCGTAATCATTCACCAGGATCTGTACGACGGCGCCATGCCGACCATGACCGTCGATGAAGCCGCCGTCCATCCGAATCTGCTCGACGCCCGGTCGCCGGAGCGTTTCCGCGGCGAGGTCGAGCCGGTCGATGCAGTGGCCGGCCACATTCCCGGTGCACGCAACTTGCCCAGCACCGCTGTCCTCACCGCGACTGGCACCGTGCTCTCCGAGGACGAGCTCTCCGCGCTGGGCTGGACGTTCGGTGGCAGCGAGCAGGTCGGCGTGTACTGCGGGTCGGGCGTCACCGCCGCGGTGCTGGTGGCGGCGCTGGCCGCCGCCGGGGTGGAGGCTGCCCTCTTCCCCGGTTCGTGGTCGCAGTGGTCAGCCGACGGTCGACCCGCCGAGACCGGGTGA
- a CDS encoding sugar ABC transporter ATP-binding protein, protein MSTVSGGPRLLAHNIVKTFGAHRALKGVDLTVGDGEVVGLIGENGAGKSTILNIVSGVLPFDSGTLQLDGRDIAPKSYQDANRLGIFRVFQEPALIDSLPVYQNVFFGWEQLFRTRLGGLDHRALRRAADDALSKADVDGVDVDAPTGSLTPGQKQSLDIARVTALADLLEVARPVVLFDEPTTALDSAHEDNFLLLLKRLRGVAAVVFVSHRLQEIVESTDRITVFKDGESVADRPTAGVDESELHRLMVGRSRTENYYRENLQRGIAQDAPPRLVVEGVAGAGVLRDATLQVAAGEIIGLAGTEGSGKRVLGEIIAGVVRPTAGRILVGGKTVAGSIGDHVRAGIAYVPPDRSEKGLVTSSSIVDNIQLASLHDHFATKRIGLWAVGRARKVAEKYVGELGIVARGIDAPVSSLSGGNAQKVLIAKWLLRKPDVLVLDEPTQGVDTGAREGIYDLLRQVAANGTTVVLVSDDLPELIGLSNRIAVVTEGRVVAVVDAQAGNKPTEHDLVALMIPGSTQVPTTIG, encoded by the coding sequence GTGAGCACTGTGAGCGGCGGGCCGCGCCTACTGGCCCACAACATCGTCAAGACCTTCGGCGCGCATCGGGCCCTCAAGGGCGTCGATCTGACCGTCGGCGACGGCGAGGTGGTGGGTCTGATCGGGGAGAACGGTGCGGGTAAGAGCACCATCCTCAACATCGTGTCCGGGGTGCTGCCCTTCGACTCGGGCACCCTGCAACTCGATGGCCGCGATATCGCGCCGAAGTCATATCAGGACGCCAATCGCCTGGGCATCTTCCGGGTCTTCCAGGAGCCGGCGCTGATTGACTCACTTCCGGTGTATCAGAACGTCTTCTTCGGCTGGGAGCAGTTGTTCCGGACCCGGCTCGGTGGGCTGGATCACCGCGCGTTGCGCAGGGCCGCCGATGACGCGCTGAGCAAGGCCGATGTCGACGGGGTGGACGTGGATGCCCCGACGGGATCGCTGACCCCGGGGCAGAAGCAGAGCCTGGACATAGCACGGGTGACCGCGCTGGCCGATCTGCTCGAGGTGGCGCGGCCGGTGGTGCTCTTCGACGAGCCGACCACCGCACTCGATTCCGCGCACGAGGACAACTTCCTGCTGCTGCTGAAGCGTCTGCGCGGTGTCGCCGCCGTGGTCTTCGTATCACACCGGTTGCAAGAGATCGTCGAGTCGACTGATCGGATAACGGTTTTCAAGGACGGCGAATCGGTGGCCGACCGCCCCACCGCGGGCGTCGACGAAAGCGAACTGCACCGGTTGATGGTCGGCCGGTCGCGGACCGAGAATTACTACCGGGAGAACCTGCAGCGCGGTATCGCCCAGGACGCCCCACCCCGCTTGGTCGTGGAGGGCGTGGCGGGCGCCGGGGTACTGCGTGATGCGACCCTGCAGGTCGCCGCCGGCGAGATCATCGGGCTGGCCGGTACCGAGGGCTCGGGTAAGCGAGTGCTGGGTGAGATCATCGCCGGAGTGGTCCGGCCGACGGCGGGAAGGATTTTGGTCGGCGGCAAGACGGTGGCCGGGAGCATCGGCGATCATGTCCGGGCCGGCATCGCCTATGTCCCGCCGGATCGTTCCGAGAAGGGCTTGGTGACCTCGTCGTCGATCGTGGACAACATCCAATTGGCCTCGCTGCACGATCATTTCGCGACCAAGCGGATCGGATTGTGGGCCGTCGGGCGCGCGCGCAAGGTTGCCGAGAAGTATGTCGGCGAGCTGGGCATCGTTGCGCGGGGCATCGATGCACCGGTGTCCTCACTCTCCGGCGGAAATGCCCAGAAGGTGCTGATCGCCAAGTGGCTGCTGCGCAAACCGGATGTGCTGGTTCTCGACGAACCGACTCAGGGCGTCGACACCGGTGCCCGTGAGGGGATCTATGACCTGCTGCGACAGGTGGCTGCCAACGGCACCACGGTGGTCCTGGTCAGCGACGACCTACCCGAACTGATCGGCCTGTCCAACCGGATCGCCGTGGTGACCGAGGGGCGCGTGGTGGCAGTCGTCGACGCGCAGGCGGGCAACAAACCCACTGAACACGATCTTGTCGCGTTGATGATCCCCGGCTCGACCCAAGTACCTACCACCATTGGATGA
- a CDS encoding AAA family ATPase → MPFLTDMYHEQNAAHDDHTGDAASLPDSSVAFDQRLFRERLGGRILGQPDAIDAVARAVAIARAGITDPGRPLASVLLVGPTGVGKTELVRQVAAELRSGPDDLCRIDMAALAQEHYAASFSGAPPGYAGSKESFTLFDRSKIEGDPFTPGIVLLDEIEKADPTVIRALLHVLDSGQLRLANGRETISFRNSYIFITSNLGSKDVADDVRRRRRRWPRKKPVASEQYSRRLVVSAVEDFFDPEFFNRIDETVVLDPFQTSTARQVTMREVDLVCRRLATESVHLAVDDSVLDMLRASGFDPIYGARGLRRTIREQLVAPVAEALLVARPAGREPVSLTASVVDGRVAVAAVAPPA, encoded by the coding sequence GTGCCGTTCCTCACGGACATGTACCACGAGCAGAACGCCGCCCACGATGACCACACCGGTGACGCAGCATCGTTGCCGGATTCGTCGGTGGCATTCGACCAGAGGCTGTTTCGTGAGCGACTCGGTGGCAGGATCCTCGGTCAACCCGATGCGATCGACGCCGTCGCTCGTGCGGTGGCGATCGCCCGAGCGGGAATCACCGATCCCGGTCGGCCGCTGGCCAGCGTACTGCTGGTCGGCCCGACCGGGGTCGGCAAGACCGAGCTGGTCCGTCAGGTGGCGGCCGAATTGCGTTCGGGACCCGACGACCTGTGCCGCATCGATATGGCGGCACTGGCCCAAGAGCACTACGCCGCGTCTTTTTCCGGTGCCCCTCCCGGCTACGCCGGCAGTAAGGAATCGTTCACCCTGTTCGACCGGAGCAAGATCGAAGGTGATCCGTTCACACCGGGCATCGTGCTGCTCGACGAGATCGAGAAGGCCGATCCCACGGTGATCCGCGCACTCCTTCATGTGCTCGACAGCGGTCAGCTGCGGCTTGCCAACGGGCGGGAGACCATCTCCTTCCGTAACAGCTACATCTTCATCACATCGAATCTCGGGTCCAAGGACGTTGCCGACGACGTGCGTCGACGTCGCCGACGATGGCCGCGCAAAAAACCCGTGGCGAGCGAGCAGTACTCGCGGAGACTGGTCGTTTCCGCTGTCGAGGACTTCTTCGATCCGGAGTTCTTCAACCGCATCGACGAAACCGTCGTACTCGACCCCTTCCAAACGTCGACGGCGCGACAGGTGACGATGCGTGAGGTCGACCTGGTATGCAGGCGGCTGGCGACGGAATCCGTACACCTGGCTGTGGACGACTCGGTACTGGATATGTTGCGTGCCAGTGGGTTCGATCCGATCTACGGTGCGCGCGGGTTGCGCAGGACCATCCGCGAACAGCTGGTCGCTCCGGTGGCCGAAGCTCTCCTTGTCGCCCGCCCGGCGGGCCGGGAACCGGTGTCACTGACGGCGTCGGTGGTCGACGGTCGCGTCGCGGTGGCGGCGGTGGCGCCTCCGGCCTAA
- a CDS encoding nitroreductase family deazaflavin-dependent oxidoreductase: MAENPELSPTDWVREQTERILEQGTTEGVEVLDRPVVLFTTTGAKSGKKRYVPLMRVEENGKYAMIASKGGDPAHPAWYHNVKAHPQVTAQDGDKVVELTAREVEGDERAHWWDLAVQAYPPYAEYQTKTDRQIPVFVLE, encoded by the coding sequence ATGGCCGAGAATCCCGAATTGAGCCCCACCGACTGGGTTCGCGAACAGACCGAACGCATCCTCGAGCAGGGCACCACCGAAGGGGTCGAGGTACTCGACCGACCGGTCGTGCTGTTCACCACCACCGGCGCGAAGTCCGGCAAGAAGCGGTACGTGCCGCTGATGCGCGTCGAGGAGAACGGTAAGTACGCCATGATCGCCTCCAAGGGAGGTGACCCGGCGCATCCCGCCTGGTATCACAATGTGAAGGCCCATCCGCAGGTCACCGCACAAGACGGTGACAAGGTGGTCGAGCTGACCGCGCGGGAGGTCGAAGGGGACGAGCGGGCGCATTGGTGGGACCTGGCCGTGCAGGCGTATCCGCCCTATGCCGAGTACCAGACCAAGACCGACCGTCAGATTCCGGTGTTCGTGCTGGAGTAA
- a CDS encoding type IV toxin-antitoxin system AbiEi family antitoxin domain-containing protein, producing MLADILRRHDGVVTLAHARSAGLGQDAIDYRVRTGQWRRCAKGVYFADDREFTDRARIRAGIWAYGDQAVGSGLTAAWWQRLTQFAPDVVEVTVPRECRLRFQPGTRLRRRDLDPREIVEADHLRVTALPLTVVEAAVRRRGGAALMDAALQRHVDLRALWRAHLNNKGRHGSPAARLLLRAAEDGTRSAAERLLGKLLRSAGITGWKANYPVAGYKGDYVFVDRKLILETDGWAFHSDADDFNNDRVRQNALMLAGYLVLRFTWLDLTEYPDRVIAQVQRALTR from the coding sequence ATGCTCGCGGACATCTTGCGTCGCCACGACGGCGTCGTCACCCTTGCCCATGCTCGATCAGCAGGCTTGGGTCAGGACGCCATCGACTACCGGGTGCGCACGGGTCAGTGGCGCCGGTGTGCGAAGGGGGTGTACTTCGCCGATGACCGTGAGTTCACCGACCGGGCCCGGATCCGGGCCGGGATCTGGGCCTACGGTGATCAGGCGGTCGGTAGCGGACTGACGGCAGCGTGGTGGCAGCGGCTCACACAGTTCGCGCCGGACGTTGTCGAGGTCACGGTGCCGAGAGAGTGCCGACTGCGCTTCCAGCCCGGCACCAGACTGCGTCGCCGCGATCTCGATCCACGGGAGATCGTCGAGGCCGACCACCTTCGGGTCACCGCTCTGCCGCTGACGGTTGTCGAAGCGGCCGTCCGACGTCGCGGTGGTGCCGCACTGATGGACGCGGCCCTGCAACGCCACGTCGACCTGCGGGCGCTGTGGAGGGCCCACCTCAACAACAAGGGGCGCCACGGTTCACCGGCCGCGCGACTACTGTTGCGTGCCGCCGAGGACGGAACTCGCTCTGCTGCAGAGCGGTTGCTGGGCAAGCTCCTTCGCTCGGCGGGCATCACCGGGTGGAAGGCCAACTATCCGGTGGCCGGTTACAAGGGCGACTATGTGTTCGTCGACCGCAAGCTGATCCTCGAAACCGACGGCTGGGCATTCCACAGCGACGCCGACGATTTCAACAACGACCGGGTACGCCAGAACGCGCTGATGCTTGCCGGCTACCTGGTCTTGCGATTCACCTGGTTGGACCTCACCGAATACCCCGATCGTGTCATCGCCCAGGTCCAACGTGCCCTCACCCGGTGA
- a CDS encoding alpha/beta hydrolase gives MASPRITPLEYALAYLAQQTAPLVFRPPGIPTPAQSVGPPDVVAVPTRHGPVRCFVYRPHPSAPLAGPGAPPLHIDIHGGGFVLRNTAEDAHICRFLASDVGCTVLAIDYHTAPQVLFPVAEQECIDVLQWAVDRADQQGWDGDRVSVGGASAGGKLSMNLAQYAYEVGIALRAAVLSYAVADCTRTGRTSPKANPIISPTLQKFSARMYFVDPASHADPVASPYYDDDLPAKMPPTLIQTGDLDTLGPEMIEVADRLRSGGVDVVHTGYPTDHAFNTQGDRSIMDASIREIAAFLLERLS, from the coding sequence ATGGCGAGCCCCCGCATCACGCCGCTGGAGTACGCCCTGGCCTACCTGGCGCAACAGACCGCACCGTTGGTCTTCCGCCCGCCCGGCATTCCCACGCCTGCCCAATCGGTGGGCCCGCCCGACGTCGTCGCGGTGCCGACCCGGCACGGGCCGGTCCGCTGTTTCGTCTACCGGCCGCATCCGTCCGCACCCCTGGCCGGACCAGGCGCTCCGCCGCTGCACATCGACATCCACGGCGGCGGTTTCGTGCTGCGCAACACCGCCGAGGACGCACACATCTGTCGTTTCCTGGCTTCCGATGTGGGCTGCACGGTGTTGGCCATCGACTACCACACGGCCCCACAAGTGCTCTTCCCAGTGGCGGAGCAGGAATGCATCGACGTACTGCAGTGGGCTGTCGACCGCGCCGACCAGCAGGGCTGGGACGGGGACCGGGTCAGTGTCGGCGGCGCAAGTGCCGGCGGGAAGCTGAGCATGAACCTGGCCCAGTACGCCTATGAGGTGGGTATCGCCTTGCGAGCCGCGGTGCTGTCCTACGCGGTGGCCGATTGCACCCGCACCGGCCGCACGTCACCCAAGGCCAACCCGATCATCTCCCCGACACTCCAGAAGTTCTCCGCCAGAATGTATTTCGTCGATCCCGCGAGTCACGCCGACCCGGTCGCCTCACCGTACTACGACGACGACCTGCCGGCGAAGATGCCACCGACACTCATCCAAACGGGGGACTTAGACACCTTGGGCCCGGAGATGATCGAGGTGGCCGACCGGTTGCGTAGCGGCGGCGTCGATGTCGTCCATACCGGCTATCCGACCGACCACGCGTTCAACACCCAGGGCGACCGGTCGATCATGGACGCGTCGATACGGGAGATCGCTGCGTTCCTGTTGGAGCGCCTGTCATGA